The nucleotide window GGGCCGATGGTTCGGCCGGTTAGGGCCACTCGGGTTGGATGGATAATGTTACCGGCGCTTAGTTCTTTCTCCTCGGCGACTTTTCGGATAACAGCTTCAATCTCATCGTGATTCCAGTTCTTTATGGCACTGAACAATTCGACTTCGCGCAGTAGAATGGCTAGGACGTAATCTTTACCCATCCACTTATCCCACGCCTTGGCATCTACTTCTGGTTCTTCCTTAAAGAAGAACTCTGTGACAGTCGGCGCTTCGGATAATAGCTTCATGCGCTCTTGTTCAAGAGCGATCACTTGCTCGGCATAAAGTTTCTGCTCGGGTGTGATTTCAACCGGAAGTAGCCCCGCTTCCTGCAGATATGGCAGGCAGTAATTAGTCAAATCCTCTACGCTCATATGGCGGATATAATAGCCGTTCATCCAGTTGAGTTTTTCATGGTCGAATACCGCCCCGGATTTAAGACAGCCTTCGAGAGTAAATTTCTCGATAGTCTCCTCAACAGTAAGTAGTTCCTGATCGTTCCCCGGTGACCACCCCAATATTGATAGAAAGTTAAAAATCGTATGCGGCAGATAGCCCATGGCGACGAAGTCCATGAAATTGGTTGTGCCATGTCGTTTCGAGAGCTTGCTGCGATCAGGGCCGAGCAATAGCGACAAATGAGCAAACTGCGGCGGATCCCAGCCGAAGCCTTCGTAAAGCATGATGTGTTTCGGTGTACTAGAAATCCAGTCCTCGCCGCGTATGACATGACTGATCGTCATCATGTGGTCGTCTACAACATTGGCGAGGTGATAGGTCGGCCAACCATCGGCTTTGAGAAGCACCTGATCGTCGATGAGTTTGTTCTCGAACTCTGTCCAGCCTCTGACAATATCGTTCCAGCCGGTTTTGCCTTCGCGTTTGACCTTTAATCGAATGACAAACGGCTCCTTCTCCGCTACGAGCTTGGCGCGTTCTTCGTCAGAAATCTTTATGCAG belongs to bacterium and includes:
- the gltX gene encoding glutamate--tRNA ligase produces the protein MSEVRVRFAPSPTGPPHVGTVHTGLFNWLFAHHTGGKFILRIEDTDREREVPGATEQLYKALSWLGCNWDEGPEVGGACGPYIQSERLSFYQNAAQELLDKGVAYKCWCSKERLDQIREKQRAAGLPTGYDRHCIKISDEERAKLVAEKEPFVIRLKVKREGKTGWNDIVRGWTEFENKLIDDQVLLKADGWPTYHLANVVDDHMMTISHVIRGEDWISSTPKHIMLYEGFGWDPPQFAHLSLLLGPDRSKLSKRHGTTNFMDFVAMGYLPHTIFNFLSILGWSPGNDQELLTVEETIEKFTLEGCLKSGAVFDHEKLNWMNGYYIRHMSVEDLTNYCLPYLQEAGLLPVEITPEQKLYAEQVIALEQERMKLLSEAPTVTEFFFKEEPEVDAKAWDKWMGKDYVLAILLREVELFSAIKNWNHDEIEAVIRKVAEEKELSAGNIIHPTRVALTGRTIGPGLFETIVVLGKDRVIKRLEKTLEKVKR